A single region of the Serinus canaria isolate serCan28SL12 chromosome 1, serCan2020, whole genome shotgun sequence genome encodes:
- the SYTL2 gene encoding synaptotagmin-like protein 2 isoform X2: MIDLSFLTEEEQEAIMKVLQRDAELKRTEEERVRHLPEKVKDHVQLKNMSGQWFYEAKSKRHRDKIHGADIIRASMRRKPATIAEVGQNKMSKAKISWVNNVNKEVFEPPDLHGIEEHQEEEQQKTNWSSKEVTPVFNKSEERPVKAAVSSVRQRRNPFNSTVSEDDLNNVESEDRPVIVPQLSKKEIWSLSENSPPKSSLQNDETEKPEKPSVELSDEPQKDLVKRPVPKARKLIHKAADSVSQREDLVPKPTKKVERVNGIGTPPRGILKRSSSSSSTDSEVRVSQTLDVQKKNGLATATIFEGEGEKNSFTEEAENSTQNSLEKLKQVRFSSSSGKGKPLQSPQLHHGKEKGENDTLKPEKKKNGGNYAVQSDSFGDKQIPAAKPLGTYSSTLKIKTIDGLQEDTSASSPCDSNRSDIPVNESFQTGTVIPKKLETPQKTSSNILSISNNERSVDKTHEKKSNQILSHESESHKNFTDGHQLSAETEAHEASNTNSTSLQQGKPDLVEERDAKTIFKPGKHADELMKVDDESVSKVLDWFKRSSSTEDEEVVSTKSQGREPREEVDVSIRSAVLPTEHSGPGMHGKTEHTEERPFGKIKQQSRISSASFTSENIQLIKERVKPKTGEANEKQNDKLLNEFDCTRVEEKEHDQEIKQQNKKSNLLDHQGHKLPGQKFESERAIQEKRRIREIRAFWERDKTIPSHGEKEVSINADASGGRAFTGLGESDQLKRTAVYLPKAVHDQSRNTSRSPELSCASQASRSKSYHSFESGPGHAFGKPEVTLQSDDLPKASNLHPRTGVTSASSKSKDEDEKETLKGKVAASSQQKPSFQVLSLKEKMNEKSKNQILDPSHFQSLRNFWDTGVIFQSSLDREDDSFPNNTRSISCVRKSKEDKKGRDNVNKQGLIQQQTQTSEREKPQKLDSVVCKKSLGSPILKGLNVSHTRNTDSLQLDRQPGISKSQEKMGLPEQEVRECTEKSIVSSKDHHVSLQLESPGDKDALKDPVVGDKLYLPIEKGENKTTPLDKEEVAETVDKVVLPKGELDIFKSCLKKLEKEASEMSCSLNLKENLLKGTHFQSNQCKVFERTGDSSQDISPVDQGEELGKSTGQVNVSSTNKHENRKSLRKLFREFEPLYLQYKAADKDDTLEGSQRPQAGLENLLNETLVSQPSEYRRVEIETCDDSNSLSQTTCSVQSAHQEATGQSEEVHEPIEKSVAGSEVNGLSSALEKLLKEASETPPPKPKRADSTAQRTAEVQVKSTTYESDGELLQEIHEIIEKSVAPSSDSGLSSALEKLLREASETPPPKPKRADSTVQRFLKVEAESMTYKHGGEVLQEISENIEKSVAPSKASGLSSALERMLKEASETPSPKPKRADSTVQGTAEVKAMSTSCGHDGELVQGVGETTERSALSNTEYRGSDINFQNPPKEVSETPASVLENMGKKMHAKIQTNVSIHVPHQQDRDHPQEIQETIEKTSVSNITKFGEFSRSLEKLLQEASTVSCPISKDLYQQEEFEDHTFPSENETLFMTSSQPYNTLSSCDTQMKIVLKEGAPEKCFKASVNDLAVNEIEASCLKIDGATNKIGERNMVSVDLHPLEGKTNVVVVKPFEINAKGMNESTFLEASEQNSEFQALMNFRRTSTPLKDESNSPQPEKTQFCLMSQHEDNNEEEGNNLNLGSKFSDENSDSHSGTGSTACSEEELNPVLMALKRSADRKKPSKSLEDIPSATSNKEKLNKPKEELVLSAEDVSTVTSQPDKPFSNPEKLKGLSKSVPSFLQEESDDRETDTTSESSYSFGRIKKSPSSLTNLSSSSGMASLSSVSGSLMSIYSADFGNVDVKGNIQFAIDYVEQLDELHIFICQCKDLAVADVKRQRSDPYVKTYLLPEKYRLGKRKTSIKKKTFNPVYNEILRYKIEKELLKNQSLNISVWHNDTFGRNSFLGEVELDLGAWDWNDPSSKQINWFPLKPRTSAITLNLENRGEMKLALQYVPHPIGGKKTLSTGEVHIWVKECHNLPLLRGNRLNSFIKCTILPDTSRKSRQKTRTVTKTTNPVFNHTMVYDGFRPEDLKEACIELTVWDHNKLANHFLGGLRIGLGTGKSYGTTVDWMDSTSDETALWEKMMNSPNTWIEDTLPLRMLMVAKLTK, translated from the exons AAATTTGGTCACTCTCAGAAAACAGCCCACCTAAATCAAGCTTACAAAAtgatgaaacagaaaaacctgAGAAGCCTTCTGTAGAACTTAGTGATGAACCACAGAAGGACCTAGTTAAGCGTCCTGTCCCAAAAGCTAGGAAACTAATTCACAAAGCAGCAGATTCTGTATCTCAAAGAGAAGACCTTGTTCCCAAGCCAACCAAGAAGGTTGAGAGGGTAAATGGCATTGGTACCCCACCCAGGGGCATCCTGAAGCGCAGCTCAAGCTCAAGTTCCACCGACTCAGAAGTTCGGGTCAGTCAGACCTTAGATGTTCAGAAAAAGAATGGTCTTGCTACTGCAACTATTTTTGAAGGAGAAGGTGAGAAGAACTCTTTtacagaagaagcagaaaactcCACACAGAATTCAttggaaaagctgaaacaaGTGAGGTTTTCATCTAGCTCAGGTAAAGGAAAACCTCTGCAAAGCCCACAGCTACACCATGgtaaagaaaaaggagagaatgaTACCTTaaaacctgagaaaaaaaagaatggtgGAAATTATGCTGTTCAATCAGATTCATTTGGGGATAAGCAAATTCCTGCAGCAAAGCCTTTGGGAACCTATTCATcaactttgaaaattaaaacaatagaTGGCTTACAAGAAGACACATCTGCATCCAGCCCTTGTGACAGTAACAGATCAGACATCCCAGTTAATGAAAGCTTCCAGACAGGTACAGTTATTCCCAAGAAACTTGAAACTCCACAGAAGACCTCCAGCAATATCCTGTCAATCAGCAATAATGAGCGGAGTGTTGATaagacacatgaaaaaaaatccaaccagaTCTTGAGCCATGAATCAGAGTCACACAAAAACTTTACTG ATGGACATCAACTTTCTGCTGAAACAGAAGCACATGAGGCATCCAATACCAATTCTACAAGTCTTCAACAAGGTAAGCCTGATCTTGTTGAGGAGAGAGATGCTAAAACCATTTTCAAGCCTGGCAAGCATGCTGATGAACTCATGAAAGTGGATGATGAATCTGTGTCAAAAGTTTTAGACTGGTTTAAAAGAAGCTCTAGTACTGAAGATGAGGAAGTTGTATCAACAAAGTCCCAAggcagggagcccagagaggaAGTGGATGTGTCAATCAGATCAGCAGTTCTTCCTACAGAGCACAGTGGGCCTGGCATGCATGGAAAAACAGAACATACAGAAGAGCGACCATTTGGAAAGATTAAACAACAGAGCAGAATTTCATCTGCATCCTTTACTTCAGAAAACATACAGCTGATAAAGGAGAGGGTGAAGCCTAAGACAGGGGAAGCAAATGAGAAGCAAAATGATAAATTGCTGAATGAATTTGATTGTACAAGAgttgaagaaaaagaacatgatcaagaaatcaaacaacaaaataaaaaatcaaatctctTGGACCATCAAGGGCACAAGCTACCAGGTCAGAAATTTGAATCGGAGAGGGcaatacaagaaaaaagaagaataaggGAGATCAGAGCATTCTGGGAAAGGGATAAAACTATCCCCAGTCATGGAGAGAAAGAAGTTAGTATCAATGCTGATGCGTCAGGTGGCCGTGCATTTACAGGTCTCGGAGAAAGCGACCAACTAAAACGAACTGCAGTGTATCTACCTAAGGCAGTGCATGATCAAAGCAGGAATACATCAAGAAGTCCTGAACTAAGTTGTGCAAGCCAGGCTTCAAGAAGCAAAAGTTACCATTCTTTTGAATCAGGACCAGGCCATGCATTTGGAAAACCAGAAGTGACACTTCAATCTGATGACCTCCCAAAAGCCAGTAACTTGCATCCCAGAACCGGTGTTACTTCAGCTTCCTCAAAGAGCAAAGATGAAGATGAGAAGGAAACTCTTAAAGGGAAAGTTGCTGCTTCTTCCCAACAGAAGCCCAGCTTCCAggttttgtctttaaaagaaaagatgaatgAAAAGTCCAAGAATCAAATTTTAGATCCTTCACACTTCCAGAGTCTGAGAAACTTCTGGGATACTGGAGTTATATTCCAGAGTAGCCTTGACAGGGAAGATGATTCTTTTCCAAATAATACTAGATCAATAAGCTGTGTAAGAAAAtcaaaggaagataaaaaaggCAGAGATAATGTGAACAAACAAGGGTTAATtcaacaacaaacccaaacatctgagagagaaaaaccacagaaactaGATTCTGTGGTATGCAAAAAGTCTCTAGGATCTCCTATCCTAAAAGGTCTGAATGTGTCACACACAAGGAATACAGACTCTCTCCAGCTGGACAGACAACCAGGTATCTcaaaatcccaggaaaagaTGGGTCTTCCAGAGCAAGAAGTTAGAGAGTGTACAGAAAAAAGCATTGTTTCATCAAAAGATCATCATGTATCCTTGCAGCTCGAGTCACCTGGTGATAAAGATGCTTTAAAGGACCCAGTAGTAGGTGATAAACTGTATTTACCTatagaaaaaggagaaaacaagacTACTCCTTTGGATAAAGAGGAGGTTGCAGAGACTGTGGATAAAGTTGTTCTACCTAAAGGTGAGCTTGATATATTTAAATCATGTCTAAAGAAGCTAGAAAAGGAAGCCTCTGAGATGTCATGTAGCTTAAACCTCAAAGAAAACCTTTTGAAAGGGACACATTTTCAGTCAAATCAGTGCAAGGTTTTTGAGAGAACAGGGGACAGCAGTCAGGATATTTCTCCTGTTGATCAAGGAGAAGAACTAGGCAAAAGTACAGGACAAGTGAATGTGTCATCAACAAATAAGCATGAGAACAGAAAAAGTCTCAGAAAACTGTTTAGGGAATTTGAACCTTTGTATCTACAGTATAAGGCAGCTGACAAGGATGATACTCTTGAGGGCTCTCAGAGACCTCAAGCTGGTTTGGAGAACCTTCTCAATGAAACCCTTGTGTCTCAACCTTCTGAATACAGAAGGGTGGAAATAGAAACATGTGATGACTCAAATAGTCTATCACAAACTACCTGCAGTGTACAGTCAGCACACCAAGAAGCTACAGGTCAGTCTGAAGAGGTCCATGAACCCATAGAGAAGTCTGTTGCTGGATCCGAGGTCAATGGCTTGAGTTCTGCTCTAGAGAAGTTACTGAAGGAGGCTTCTGAAACACCACCTCCTAAACCCAAACGTgctgacagcacagcacagagaactGCTGAGGTGCAAGTTAAAAGCACAACTTACGAGTCTGATGGGGAGTTGCTGCAGGAAATCCATGAGATAATAGAGAAGTCTGTTGCCCCATCTTCAGACAGTGGCTTGAGCTCTGCTTTAGAGAAGCTGCTAAGGGAGGCCTCTGAAACACCCCCTCCTAAACCAAAACGTGCTGACAGCACAGTACAGAGATTTCTGAAGGTGGAAGCTGAAAGCATGACCTATAAGCATGGTGGAGAGGTACTTCAGGAAATCAGTGAGAATATAGAAAAGTCTGTTGCCCCATCCAAGGCCAGTGGCTTGAGTTCTGCTTTAGAGAGGATGCTGAAGGAGGCCTCTGAAACACCCTCTCCTAAGCCCAAACGTGCTGACAGCACAGTACAGGGGACTGCTGAGGTGAAAGCTATGAGCACAAGCTGTGGGCATGATGGGGAGCTGGTGCAGGGAGTTGGTGAGACCACAGAAAGATCTGCACTGTCCAACACTGAATATAGAGGGTCTGATATTAATTTTCAGAATCCACCCAAAGAAGTCTCTGAAACACCAGCTTCTGTGCTGGAAAATATGGGTAAGAAAATGCATGCTAAAATACAGACTAATGTAAGTATACATGTTCCACATCAACAAGACAGAGATCACCCTCAAGAAATACAAGAAACAATAGAAAAAACTTCTGTTTCAAATATCACAAAATTTGGTGAATTCAGTCGCTCTTTAGAAAAACTTCTTCAAGAAGCATCTACAGTTTCATGTCCAATCTCCAAAGATTTATATCAGCAAGAAGAATTTGAGGATCAtacatttccttcagaaaatgagACTCTATTCATGACAAGTTCACAGCCATACAACACCCTAAGTAGCTGTGATACACAAATGAAGATAGTTCTCAAAGAGGGAGCTccagaaaaatgtttcaaagccTCAGTTAATGATCTTGCAGTAAATGAAATTGAAGCTTCTTGTCTTAAAATAGATGGAGCTACTAATAAAATAGGAGAGAGAAACATGGTTTCAGTTGATCTTCATCCCTTGGAAGGCAAGACCAATGTGGTTGTAGTCAAACCATTTGAGATAAATGCAAAAGGGATGAATGAAAGCACATTCTTGGAGGCTTCTGAGcagaattcagaatttcaaGCACTCATGAATTTCAGAAGAACAAGTACACCACTTAAAGATGAGAGCAACTCCCCCCAGCCAGAAAAAACTCAGTTCTGCTTGATGTCGCAGCATGAGGATAACAATGAAGAGGAAGGCAACAACTTAAATTTGGGATCCAAGTTTTCAGATGAAAACTCTGATTCCCACTCTGGAACAGGAAGTACAGCTT GTTCTGAAGAAGAATTAAACCCTGTTTTGATGGCTTTGAAAAGGAGTGCAGATAGGAAAAAGCCTTCCAAAAGTCTAGAGGACATTCCATCAGCCACCTCAA ataaagaaaaactaaataaaCCAAAGGAAGAATTAGTTCTTAGTGCTGAAGATG TTTCCACAGTGACTTCACAGCCTGATAAACCATTTTCCAACCCTGAAAAACTCAAAGGACTGAGCAAGTCAGTACCATCATTCTTACAGGAAGAG AGTGATGACAGAGAGACAGATACAACATCAGAAAGCAGTTATTCCTTTGGCAGAATCAAGAAGAGTCCCAGCTCTCTAACCAATCTTAGCAGCTCTTCTGGCATGGCCTCCTTATCTTCT GTGAGTGGCAGCCTAATGAGCATCTACAGTGCAGACTTTGGCAACGTGGATGTGAAGGGGAACATTCAGTTTGCCATTGATTATGTGGAACAGCTGGACGAGCTCCACATCTTTATTTGCCAGTGTAAAGACCTGGCAGTGGCAGATGTTAAGCGACAGCGTTCAGACCC GTATGTGAAGACCTACCTGCTTCCAGAGAAATACAGACTGGGCAAACGGAAGACATCtatcaaaaagaaaacttttaatcCAGTCTATAATGAAATACTGCGG TATAAAATTGAGAAGGAGCTCCTGAAGAATCAAAGCCTCAATATCTCTGTCTGGCACAATGATACCTTTGGTAGGAATAGCTTCCTTGGTGAAGTGGAGCTGGATTTAGGAGCTTGGGACTGGAATGACCCATCCAGTAAGCAGATCAACTGGTTTCCTCTCAAGCCAAGG acttCAGCAATAACTCTTAATCTAGAAAACAGAGGGGAGATGAAACTAGCCCTCCAGTATGTCCCACATCCAATTGGAG gaaagAAGACTCTGTCTACTGGTGAGGTCCACATCTGGGTGAAGGAATGCCATAACCTCCCTCTTCTGAGAGGCAATAGGCTCAACTCTTTTATTAAATG taCCATTCTTCCAGACACCAGCAGAAAAAGTCGCCAGAAAACAAGGACGGTTACAAAAACTACAAACCCGGTATTCAACCACACCATGGTCTATGATGGCTTTAGACCAGAAGATTTGAAAGAAGCCTGCATAGAACTCACAGTCTGGGATCACAACAAACTAGCAAACCACTTTCTGGGAGGCCTCCGGATAGGCCTTGGAACAG GCAAAAGCTATGGAACTACGGTAGATTGGATGGATTCTACTTCAGATGAAACTGCCCTTTGGGAGAAGATGATGAACTCTCCAAACACCTGGATAGAAGATACACTACCTCTCAGGATGCTTATGGTTGCAAAATTGACAAAATAA